The genomic region GCCTTCAGgacacaaacacatttattttccaGCAAtacatgttttcactgttatacggtaggtggcgctgttatgcatcttctgaaagagtacagaatctatttcaaaacacaaaagaagcaGCAGGAACAAGTGATCGACACATGTAAAATAATGTGATTATCAAACTTAAATCAAAACTGACTAATGTTActgaattataaataaatatagaggTATAAAGAGGTTTAGTGAAGCTTAATGATTGTTGATGGACACAATCTACTCCATCTGTTACGAACAGTCTGTTtcgaaataaaactaaaaatgttaagcattattttaattgatttaattgTGTCAGATCCGGTGCTACGACTTaggaaattaataatattagtttttaattttcattgaaCATTTCATATTAAGTCTAATAGCCTAATTTTCAGTCATTTTATTCCAATTACTTGCAAAAGCAAAATTCTTTGTTTCAGTTGTATTGTTTTCACAGAAGTGTTAATAATTTGGCTGTAAGATGCTTTGCTTTAGTTGAGTgaattctgttattttcagttCAAACATTCACAATCCTGAAACTGATGGCAAATATATAAGAAAATAAGCACCTGGTTTGTTTAAtgtacaacatttttattaaatttatgtatgtatatatatctttaaataaatattctctgtttatttCCAGTTTACACTAAATCACACAAAACTAAacacaaataatataaaaacagtGTGAAActataaaaacattcaaaacaaaggcttcTTTCATTCATGCTTATGGTGTTTCATATTTTGGACTTcgtattttattttctattgcAAAAAGTGAAAAATGTGACTTTAAAAACAGTACAGTAGTTTTGGAAGAACAGATAAGTTATTAGTCTGAACCAAAAACAGTCAATTAAATGTGCAATATAGTTTCACTGTGCATATCTTAGTAAAAATACAAACCAAATGATATTAATAAAGGctaataaaaatgctttggctCACAGACATTATTCAAATGCACTGAACGATCTTCAATTTTGGTGACAAAAGTGTGTCAAGAAAAAATTCACAGGCACATTTTCAGTAAAATCAGTTAAATGAACTCGGAGATGGTCGAGTCTTGGTAACATGtctaagaaaaaaatgaaactgggAATAACGatgtttaaaagtgtttgtaCGTGGATTCGTTGGGATCTTCAAAGTGACGGTGCTTGAGAGTTTGAAGGCAGAAACCCTCAtcctcatcttcatcatcatcatcatcatcatcagcccGTCTTGGGCTGTTTGTTCTTCTTGTTGAGGATCTTCATCAGGTTCTTGGACATGAAATACGGCTTCTCTGCACTGCCGTCGTTTCGCTCCAGATCCTCCACTGCACCACAGAAACAATGTTAGGACAGTAATATATGCTGTAGACTCACCATGAATCATGATGTTGTGGAGAGAGACACTCACAGAAGCACAGGAACAGTGTGTCCACACCCATGTTATACACGCTGAAGAAGCCGTGAGCGATCAGATACGCTCCAAACACCACCGTCTGttagcacacaaacacacacgtcaCTTCTCTGAACACCAACATCTGTCCAGATCACACTTACCTCTGCCTCCTTAAAGTCTACATCTCATCTTATAGctcattacaaaataaaagtacatttttatgtcatcatttagaCTTTTTATGTTGTAACtgacttaaaaagtcaaaattatgacgtTGCAATTCACACGTTAATTCAAAACAAcgaaattatgtaaaaaaaaattaatgactagttgaaattatgacatactaagccAAAATGATTGactgtcaattttgacttttggcttataatgactttttaaataaaaaaatatatataaaaaagtcaaaattatgacttcaAATGTGATCATTTTACCTTTTTATGTTAATTTTGACTTAGTACGTAAATTTCAACATGTTATAATTAGGACGTTTTAAGTCATCAAAATTAGTCGAAGTTATGACAAGAAATTCATAACAttcaaatattcataattaatcataatgaataatcatgagttatgaataattattaatatttctctatTGAGCTAACTAGCAACACAATGTGATAATTTTACCGTTTTGTCAATTTTGAGAGTGTGTGAATTTCAACTTGTTATAAGTGACTTTTTAAGTCGTCAAAATGATGAGTCGAAGTTATGACCAAAAAAAGAATAacaaagtcgaaattatgacatactaaatcgaaattgtaattttgacttagtaaattttttacttaatgttaatttaaattttttacgtcatattttttaattagtatTTAAATTTCGACTCGTGACAACTTTTGTGACAAataaaaattgataaaaaaagtaaaaattatgacttaatatttgataattttacctttttttacCTAAGTTTTACCTTTTTACGTCATATTTTCAAATTAGTATGTAAATTTCGACTCGTGTGGActtaaaaaaatggaaaaaagtcaaaattacgaCAAATTaaagttataacaaaaaatTCATGACaaagtctaaattatgacatactaaattgaaattgtcattttgacGTAGTAAATTTTtgcttaatgttaatttcaatttagtatgtcataatttcgactttgtCATGAATTTTTTgttataacttaaaaaaatggaaaaaagtcaaaattacgaCAAATTAAAGTTATAACGAAAAATTCATGACAAAGTCTAAATTATGGCATggtaaatcaaaattgacattttgactttttaattcataattttaaaatCAGTATGTACATTTCGACTCATGTCGACTTAAGTAAAAAAATGGATATAaagtcaacaaaaaaaaaaaggctttgtATGtgataattttaactttttgtcAATTTCAAATTAGTGTCAATTTTGAATTTgacgattttttttttggtcataattttgacttgtcaTATTAAGATatgacaataatatttaaaaaaattatgatgaaaaaagtcgaaaaaataattttagctTTGTATGTGAATTTATACTATAggctttttgtcataattgacTTGTTTAGGGCTACGTCCACACGAAGCCGGAGCTTACCCTAAAccgatctttttttttcctcgtctcaaaaaatatctgcgtccacacgaaaccactgaaacgactcaaaacgatgtagtatacatgccagaccattatgtggcgctgtaattctgccacagaaatgcacttaaagcagcgaagaagacttggagcatgcgcataaaccttgcgtGCTGAATACAAACTTTAGcaaagcttagaaataacactttattttggttcagtagcttctgcagcacgaacacaagcatgtagagttggttattgctgttgttggtggtgttttgtggtgttagcgcgtctgactagggtcgacacgtggggtgatgacatcatcgtttcagaAAATATACGGATTGCCCCGTCCACACGACAACGCCAAGCCGGCGTTTTCAAATTTTTCCACTGTACGACCTGGTTTCAAAAAATACCGGTTTCACCTTTCGAAAACGCCGGATCCGTGTGGACGAAACGCCTATCCGATAAACAATTTGTGCGGTTTCACTGAAGCGCGtctccgtgtggacggggcctaaATTAAAGAAATGGATCAATTCTCTTTGTAAGTGTAATGTTTACAGACAGCGAATGAATGGATCAAGTCTGCAGTTTCAGGTTTtgtgtacattaatggatctgaGCGGATTGAGGTGTGAAGAAGTGTGTGAATCTCACTATGATGGGCATCCAGTAGTAGTTGAGAGCCGCCGTTTCAAACGTGGTTCCTGGAGTCGGAATCCTGccggagaagaagaagaacgcCAGCACACCTGAGAAGAGACGAGACGTCAGAGATCTGAAGTGTGTCTGTAGCGTATGAagatctctctctcactcacccACTCCACCGACCACCAGCAGCTTCCCGAAGAACAGCAGCAGATCCGTCACTTTATCCAGCACCACCACGCTGAGAAACCACAATAACACATTTACTCCACAGCAGCACATCAACAGTAGAAATCAGGAGATTCATTTTATCCTGATTAtgacattttgtcatcatttttaATTAGCATGTCATAATTtccacatttaaatttaaagttgtgtcaattatgacacatttatatatttcaaaccttcgactttttgtcataatgtcGACTTGTCGAAATTGTTGCATAAATAGGCAAAATTGACACTTGTGTCATAATTATATATGACCATAAACAACATTCAACTTAGTTTCTGCTTAGGGTTAGGTgcctttttgtcataattttaactttttaagtcataattttgactacAATTATGACTTTCGATGTCATAAGTCAATTTTTACTGTCAATTTCCTCTTTTTGTCATAAATATGGCATTTTATGTCCGTTTttacttagtatgtcataatttcaactttttgtcattattttgacTATTTACcttataatgttttattgtcagtttTATCTTTTTGTCAGAAATATGGCATTTTGTCCGTTTTTAtaagtatgtcataatttcaactttttatgtcataattatgacttttaagtcataatttgtagtcagttttgactttttatgtcataaatatggaattttatataaatttttactTAGTAAGTCATAATTCTTTtactattcattttttttatgtcataaatATGGCATTTTGTCAGTTTCAACATTTTAAGTCAATTgactttttaagtcataatttcttTTGACTGTCAATTTCaatttgtcataattattatttgtatcataattgttttttgtcataattatgacattttacattaatctttttatttaaaaagtcataattatgacataaaaagtcgtAATTATAACTTCCTGAGTCATAATTTTGCCTGTCAATTTAGTCTTTTTGTCATAAATattgactttttgtcataattaagtTTTTACTTGGTGTTATAATTTCAactatttatttctatttcaacattttatgtcaATTGACTTTTCaagtcataattctgactttttatgtcataattattacattttatgtaattttttactcagtatgtcataattttgactttttatcacaatcaagtcattttaagtcataatttcgattgtcaatttagattttttgtcaattttgacttgtgttataattgtctttttatttataataaaatataataatataatataataaatatgacTTAGTTTTTTAGTATTCTGCCTTCATAATTAagatttaccaaagcatgattttttcTTGTGTAGCAGAAATGGGCTTTATAAGTAAGCTCTGGTCTCACCGTATGATGTTCCTCATGAGCAGAGAGAAGGCGTTCTTAGCGGACACACAGAAGTTCTTCCCGTAGATGGCGATCTATAATCCACAGAAACACtgtcattgactctttctggaTCCGGCTGATGATCTGATGCTCATCAGCtcatgtgagagagagagagtttacgTACCATGATGTAAGCGTTCCTGTTGATGAACTTGATGAATTTCTCCAGACACCAGAAGCAGCATTTGAGACAACACATGAGGAACCGCGTGCACGGGTTCTGAgcctctgaacacacacacacacacacacatctgagtGAAGCATCAGAGGATGATACATGGCTCATCAACTCATAGTTTGATTgtaaatattactttttataaCAAACAAGTCAATCTATTCTAGACAAACATGTTTTTCCATCTCACAGAGTTTGAGAAGACAAAAGCTGCACGAATGGAAGTTCTCTCTGACCTTTGAACTTGTGGTCCAGATACTCCAGAATGATCCGGACGATCTGCACCAGCGTGAGAATCAGAGCGCCGAACGCAAGAGAGCCCACGTGATACCTGACCAACAACAAACCCAAAATAACCAAACTATCAGACACGAGATTCACACAGTACAGCAGATCTGTTTCCCTTATTAATATTCACATACTCCAGACAAACCTATTCATAAATGCATCTGTAAGTATGAGCGCCATCTAGTGTCTCAAAACACAATGACATGAGTGATTTCTTCCACATATTTCTGATATTTCTCCAAACGATTTATTAGTGCACTTTATcttaaacaaacaaacgaaaAAGAACACTTTTCTTTTATCATGACGTCATCAAGACTgcggaaaaataatatttaccaGAAATATCACAGGCTAATATCTATAATCCAAAATATGAACTAATATTTTAAGACTCTTGagtttatttataaacaaataaaaaatctatttaatattttatttatatttagtatttaataacatatgtattattattattttttttatgatcattattattatctactGGTTAAATCTTGGTggatgaataaaaacaaatattttaagaCTTTTAAGTCAATGTAttgaattttttattataaCCAATACATCAAATTTTATTAAATggcatatttattattattattattattactactactaatgAAAATACCTACAAGTTAAATCATTATCAATATCTATGAACAAATATTATATATGGATAtaaaattgtataatataatattaaccagaaattatatatatatataaaatattttataatatataataataatatccagAAATATCACAGGCTGATATCTATAATCCAAAATATGAACTAATATTTTAAGACTCTTGAGtcattttattgattttcttattaaaaacaaataaaaaaaaatctatttaatattttatttatatttaatatttaataaaatatgtattattattattattattattattatctactgGTTAAATTTCGGTggatgaataaaaacaaatattttaagactttttaagtcaATGTATTGAATCTTTTATTATACCCAATAcatcatattttattaaatggcatatttatcatcattattattattattactactactaataataaaatgacCTACAAGTTAAATCATTATCAATAACTATGAACAAATTatcaaattatattaaatggcatatttattaataataataataataataattataataataatactaactCCTAAgtcattatattaaattattagtataaataataaatctaaATGATACTTGAAATGatgattaaaattatattagtgTGAATAtagtataaatagtataaaGCATAAATATAgaaaactatataaaaatagtatataaatatagtaTAAATAAATGATGCTATTAGTTGAGGGCTGTAGTTTCAATCCACAGGATCCTAAAGAGTTCAACCATTTTTCCTTAATGTGAAGAACATTTCAATAATCTAATGAACCGTTTCCTCTAGAAAGAATCTTTTGTGGATTGAAAGTTTCCACGGATGATGAATGTTCTTCATGAAACCACTGATGTCAGTCAGTATTGGTTGAACAGCAGATCTCACCGCAGCGCTCTCATGAAGGACTGCATCAGAGGGAATGTTGGGATATCTGCGGGTTTCCTGAAGGCCCAGTAATACGAGGCGAAGGCTCCGGCCAGCGTACAGTGACCCAGAGCGATGACGAAGTTCACGCACCACAGGAACGCCACCACGTTATAGATCTGCAGGTTAAAGAGGTTCCTCTGGAACAAACCCTCCGTGTTATAGTTGATGAAGATGCAGCGCGCCGACGGACAGTCGGGATACTGAGTGCTGTTGAACGTCTGAGGAGGAAAACAAGCACAAACCAGATCAACCAGACTGAAGAATcctgtgtgcgagtgtgtgcgtgtgtatatgtgtgtgtgtgtgtgtgtgtgtgtgtttcggACCTCTGGGTCGCAGGTCTCGTTGGCCCGTATATTTCTGCAGTTGTCCTGTGTGGAGTTCAGCGCCACCACTCTGTACATGGGACCGCCTGACGTGGCCAGATATCTGAACACACACTCCGTCAAAGACTCACAACACACACATGaaaacacactgaacacacaacTGAACATTCACATAGtcagtcaagtcatcttcatttatacagcgcttttcacaatacaaatcgtttcaaagcagcttcacagtgctTACACATACACATGAGAAACACACACtgatctgcacacacacacacacacaaaggatACAGTGCTGTGATGCCCCAGTACGACACACACACCAACAGCAGCACAAACGTGATGATGGGATAGAAAAGTGTTGACATCATGTGACCCAACGccctgaaaacacacacacacacacgtttactCTCTACTCAACTTAActccagacacacacacacacacacacacacacacacacacagaaaactgTAATTCATCAAATCAATTCACTCATGATCATGATCATAttattaatgtgtgtgtgttctgagaTCAGCTCTGGATTCATCGAGATCACGTGTGTGTGACGCATGAGCAGCTTgtactaacacacacacacacacacacagattaaaACTCCTATGAGACGTCGTCAGTGTTCATTTACTTGCTGGTCTCCTGAATGAGAGCGATGGCGATGAGAATACGAGTCCTGAGGAAGATCAGCGCCAGCAGCAGAACCGCCTCCACGATACACAGAATAATCACTGCAACACAGACAGTCGTGCTTCCTTCATTAAtaacttcaaaatatattaaatcctGATGGATAAATACaaacttaaatttttttattgaatttaatttatttgaatgtattataaattattatgatacataaatatgaacaaatattttaaaactctTAATTCATTCTATTGCATTGAATTTAATCGAAATTAATATAGATTACATAAAGAAAAGTTTGTCTTGAGAATGAagcacattaaaattaaaagagaAATTGAACATAGCTGtagtatttaaattatatttaatttaaattacattttagtttaatatgaataaaaacgCTGCGATGTGAATAAATACATTAGaattaaaacagaaatttaACAGATATAGCTCTAGTAtttcaattacatttaaatttaaataaattaaataaaaaaagtgtgtCATGTGAACCGAGCAAATTAAAATTAAGAGAAACTGACACGAGAGGTGTAGATCCAgtatttcaatatttaaattgaattataatttaaaatttaaatataaaataaattaaagttgcCATGCAAATGAAGCACATTAGAATTAAAGCAGGAACTAAAGAGGTACAGCTCAACTATTTCAATTATActtgaaattatgatttttaattttatttaaagtttgtCAAGCGAAAAGagcacattaaaattaaaagatgaagttttttaattatatttaaattaaattttaatctaatgtaaaataaatcaaataaagttGAAAATGAAGCAGATATGAAACAGGTATAGCTCAAGTATTTCaattatatttcaattaaataaaatttgaattcaataaaaaaaaaatgtcaagcaAAAGAAGcactttaacattaaaaaagagAAACTGATCTGAGATGAAGCTCCAGTATTTCAATTATATTCAGATTAAAttctatttcatttaatttcatgtagtataaatttaagttattttgtagttaaatttaaattttcttGCAAAAGAAGCACTTTAACATTAAACGATAAATTGATCTGAGATTAAGTTCTagtgtttaaattatattcagaataaattctatttaattttaattgaatgtagtataaattaatttaaagttgCCATGTGAAGGAagcacattaaaattaaaacagaaattgAACAGATATAGCTCTAGTAtttcaattacatttaaattaaatttaaaataaatttaaaaatgtttgtcatGTGAATTAAGCAAATTAAGTTTAAGAGAAACTGACCCGAGAGGTGTAGCTCCAGTAATTCaattatatttaatgtaaaataaattgaataaaGCTGTCATACAAATGAAGCCAATTAGAATTCAAACTGAAATTAAACAGGTATAGCTCAAGTATTCCaattatatttcaattcaataaaatttgaattcaataaaaaaaaagtcaagcaAAAGAAGCACATTGAAATTAAAAGAGAAACTGATCTGAGATGAAACTCCAGTATTTCAATTATATTCAGATTAAATTctatttctttttaatttcatgtagtataaatttaatttaagtttgttgttttttagttacatttaaattatcTTGCAAAAGAAGcactttaacattaaaaaagaaattgaTCTGAGAGATGAAGTTCCAGTATTTCAATGAAAGCATCATTATTTGGATGTGTAAACTCAAAGTGCGGAGACTCACAGAAGGCCAGCCAGGTGTCCCGCACCTGCAGATAGACGTTGACATTAGTGGTGAAGCCCACGTTATTGAAGGTCAGGCTGGAGCTGGCCAGAGACATGTACTCGTTATAGCAGTACCAGATCCCTGACGGACAGAGAGAATCACACACTCAACACTGGAGCTGCTCCAAACACCCAAGATTAATCATATCAGTCAGCAAAAATATCATCTGCTACTTTTACTAGCCCAAAATGTTTATATCAGCATGAAGTCTGAAGTTATCGATTAACCATTCATTAATCTTTAATTAAATCATGTGAAACCCTGTCAGCAGCGTGATTCAACAAGTTTCCAGCAGCTCAGTCAAAATAAACAAGATGTTTAATGACAGCATTTTGTGCCAGCGAGAAAATATTTGCACATAGTTTCTCATATCTGGATTGGACAAAAGATGTCAGATATGGGATTTATCAGTTGATCATGTCATAGCTGTTTAGAACACAATGTAACAAGATCAAAGAAGAGTTCAAAAGCTGAACTCACCGAAGGCTCCGACCGCCAGAACCCCGACGATGAGGATCCAGATCAGGATGGGCGCAGTGAAGCGCAGCAGCAGGAGGAAGAGGACGCTGACCACCATCGCAATGACCAGacctctgacacacacacacattcaacactTCACACACTATCTCACAACTTCATGATCAGATATATAAAATGTCCAAAGAACAAAGGTCcaagtttgcattttatttcaaatattaataaataaataaataattaaataaataataataaataataaattacaacAAGAACTATAGTCTATTGACAAGTAAATAAAATCAGAGATTTCATTTCATTCAAAAGAGAAACTAATAAGCTAAAAATACTAGAAAGTCAATTGTTTTcctaataaatactgtatataaatacatataaaactgaataattttataaaaaaatataacaatttacacatgaattacaatgtatttgtgtatatttatatattatattaaattaatttatattaattatacattttttaatatgttttaatatacatattttgctacttgaaataaaataaatgttaacggaaattaaataaaatataaaaaacttgttttattttagCTAGTTGCcaatatttttccttttaatttaatttaacttgattcactaaaataactaaaactaaaataaaaatgtatacaaaaatatacagatatatttaaaaaacaaatgaaaaataaaaaaattactaaaattaactaaaatgaaaatagaaaagattaaaatgaaaatgattcaaaatattaataaaaaaataatagcatctatatatatctatatatctatatatgtatatacatatatatatatatatacatatatatatatatatttagatgctactattttttattaatattttataattgcaaaattatgcaaatgattaatatttgcataattttattattatacagtttaacaataattatatatatataaatatatatataaattactgttaaattgtataataataaaattatgcatACATGGAGTTGAAACTCAAAAGTCATACTGTGAAAATAATTCAAATGCATATAAAAGTATGAATTTCAGTGCATAAACAACAAACTATCAAAtcaagctgcatttatgttcaggtgcatttattttaaaaagtactttTCTTAAAGAATATTTGTTGAAAGTAGAGATGCACTgacagtttaaaaatatatatgctgtcaatcaaaagagggcAGAAAAATGTACTGAATTTGTGCTTTGTGTACAGAAAATGCTAAGAATCTAGttgatgttcaatattaatagtaattatatgaattaataacattcaTAAAGTTAAGAAATATTCATTTAATCTTTAATTAGAATGtaattaatgtgtttgtttataactgatCCAGTTACAAAAGGCAGAACGCCCAAACTATCATTATCAGCAAATATGACTCTGAATAATCGGCTATCGGTGGAGAAGGTTTTTaggtatcggtgcatctctagttGAATGTTTGAGTGTTTCCCGCAGCATGACTGACTGGATCAGCACATGAACGTCAGAGTGACACTAAAGATCTGGACTCACGCTACGATCCACTGCCACGACTTCGCGAAGTCCTCGAAGATCCTCAGGCCGACGTCTTTGACGTTGAAGCCGCTGGTCAGGTCGCTGTGAACAGACGCAGACAGTGAGAATCACCATCAGGACAAACCCTGATCGCAGCACAGACACACCAGCGCGTCCC from Chanodichthys erythropterus isolate Z2021 chromosome 15, ASM2448905v1, whole genome shotgun sequence harbors:
- the slc44a4 gene encoding choline transporter-like protein 4, yielding MGGKKREEEEQNNSEYGAPAQYDPTFIGPIHNRSCTDIICCALFMVVIVGYMVVGILAWLYGDPRHVLYPRNSTGMFCGVGQNKDKPSVLYFDITKCATATNIMAAALQGLQCPTTQVCVKSCPSTFWMLSPLAYLPAAKPADHFKQEFCVPSFQLKDTTLSATEIINKELCPFFYTPTTSVLGRCLPSFGGNAFNPSNIPENFSLPGLDKNQTMATIMNATGDLTSGFNVKDVGLRIFEDFAKSWQWIVAGLVIAMVVSVLFLLLLRFTAPILIWILIVGVLAVGAFGIWYCYNEYMSLASSSLTFNNVGFTTNVNVYLQVRDTWLAFLIILCIVEAVLLLALIFLRTRILIAIALIQETSKALGHMMSTLFYPIITFVLLLVCVSYWGITALYLATSGGPMYRVVALNSTQDNCRNIRANETCDPETFNSTQYPDCPSARCIFINYNTEGLFQRNLFNLQIYNVVAFLWCVNFVIALGHCTLAGAFASYYWAFRKPADIPTFPLMQSFMRALRYHVGSLAFGALILTLVQIVRIILEYLDHKFKEAQNPCTRFLMCCLKCCFWCLEKFIKFINRNAYIMIAIYGKNFCVSAKNAFSLLMRNIIRVVVLDKVTDLLLFFGKLLVVGGVGVLAFFFFSGRIPTPGTTFETAALNYYWMPIITVVFGAYLIAHGFFSVYNMGVDTLFLCFLEDLERNDGSAEKPYFMSKNLMKILNKKNKQPKTG